The genomic interval CTACGCCATGGTATAAAGCTAGCGCACTTGTAGAAGTAGGTTACTATAATACAAATGAAAACGGGGTCGTAAAAAATGTTATGCTTGAAGAACCAAAAAATATTATAGAAAAACTGAAAACTCGTTATATTGATTTGCTAAAAGATGTAGAAGGTAAAGATGTTTATGTAAAATCAGTAAATGAAATCAAAAATAACAATAAATTTTTCAGTATAGAAGTTCTCGGTAAGAGTAATGAAAAAGCCGTTAAAATGATAGATGAGATGATACAAAGTGTTTCAGATGAACACAATAAGATTATTGACGGTTATATAAGCAGTCAAAAAGTAAAACTGGCAAACATAGAAGATCAGATAAAAGTTTTACAAAACGATAAAATGGGTGAAACCGAAAATCAAATCAACAATGTTGAACAAAATTTACAAATGCAAAAAGCAGGCGCATTAAATGATATTTTATCCGCTTTACAAAAAGAACTTAAAGAACTTACCGATATACAAAAAATTGAACTTAAAAATACACTTTTAGGCCAAAAATCTGTTATAGAGCTTACTTTAGAGCCGTTTAATTATAAAAATACAAGCGTAGTTTCTCAAATCATAACAAGCAAACATCCTGAAAAACCGAAAAAGCTCATAATTTTGGCGGTAGCATTATTAGCAGGCGCGATGGTCGGCGTATTTTGGGTGTTATTTGCCGATTTTATGAAAAAAAGAAGAGAATTGGACATGCCAGAAAAAATAGAAACAAGTTCGCAAGAAGTGGAACAGATTTTACAAAATTTAATAGATAAAAGAGCAGAATTTTATAAATTTTTGGATGAAAATATAGAAAAAATTCCGAATTGCGACGCTTATGATTTCAAAGATGATGAAAAAATGAAAAAACTATATGAGAAATTTTTTGCGTTTGATTATAAGGTAAGAAAAATTCTACCTTTTATCTATAAAGCTTATGGGGTTAAACTGGATGTCTGAAATTTTACTTGATAAGAGTGCATTTTTGAGCAATTTAACAAAAATCTCTCAAAAACTTGGCGGAAAAGAAAAGATAATGTTGATTGCAAAAGATAATTCTTATGGCCATGGAAGCGCGCAAATAGCAGGCATCGCAAGAGAATTCGGAATAAAAAAAGCTGTCGTCAAAAGTGAAATGGAAGCGGAGCAAATTGCCGAATTTTATGATGAAATTTTAATTCTTTCACATATTCCTACAGGCTGTGAAAAACCTGATTTTTCATACGCAATCAACGATATGAGTCATTTTTCAAAAATAAAAAATGGCAGCAAAGTGCATATCAGCGTTGATACTTTAATGCATAGAAACGGAATTTTACCTGAGCAACTTGACGATGCTTTAAGATTGGTTCGTGAAAATCATCTAAATTTAGGTGGATTTTATACGCATTTCAGAGCCAGTGATGAAATCGGAAGCGATTTTTTCGTTCAACGTGAAAATTGGCGAAATTTTAAAATTTCTGCGCAAAAAAAATGTAAAAATTTAGGATTTAATGTGGTTTTTCACTCATGTAATTCTGCCGCGATTGAGCGAAGCGAAGAATTCAGCGACGATTTTGCAAGGGTTGGAATGGCACAATTCGGTTATTTTCAATTTAGCGAAATTTTAGGTTTAAAGCCCGTTTTATCGCTTTATGCGGATCGCATAAGTTCGCGTTTGTTAAAAAAAGGTGAGAGAGTTGGATACGGCGGTGTTTTTGAAGCGCCTTGCGACATTTTAATCTCAACTTACGATTTAGGTTACGGTGACGGACTTTTAAGATACAATGGAAAAGGTGATTTAAGGCTTGGAAACAATGAAAAAATTCTAGGCAAAATGTCAATGGACAGTTTCGCTTCAAAAGACGCGGGCGAACGCGTTTGCGTTTTTGACGACGCAAGAGTTTGGGCAAGATTTTTTAACACTATCGAATATGAAATTTTAGTAAAACTTTCAGCGAATATCAAACGAACCGTAAAATGAAAAAGATAAAACAGAGTTTTAAAAATGTAAGGGAAATTTTAAACATCTATGATGAAAATTTAAGCGGTTATGCAGCAAGCTTAAGTTTTCACACGATTTTATCTTTACTTCCAATTTTAATGCTGTCTTTATCTATTTTCACGCAAATGCCCAGTTTTGAGAAATATTATGAAAGAATTAAACAATTTATCTTTTCAAATCTTCTTCCGACAAATCAGGACACATTTGCGAATTATATCGAGCAGTTTTTGCAAAATAGCGTAAGTCTTGGCATTACAGGGCTTGTTGCTGTAGTTTTTACATCTCTTATGTTTTTTTTGGATTTTGAAAATATTATTTCTAAAATTACAGGAGCCGAAAAACGCGGTTTTTTCCGCTCACTCAGCAGTTATTGGACGCTTATAACTTTGGCGCCTTTGGGGCTTGGACTCAGTTTTTATATAAGTGGAATTTTACAAAATTTATTAGATTCGAACGATTTTACAAAATGGATAAATTTGCTCTCAATTTTTCCTTATATAATTGTTTGGGCGATTTTTGCCGTTGTTTATTCTATCTCTATAAATCTTGAAACTAAAACAAGAAATATAATTTTGTCATCGTTTATCGCAAGTATTTTTTGGAATATTTCAAAAATTCTGTTTGTGCAATACGCGTTATACAGCAAGACTTATCTTAGCATTTACGGCTCTTTTTCCGTGCTTTTATTTTTTTTCGTATGGGTTTATATCAGTTGGATTATTTTTCTTTACGGCGTAAAAGTTTGCGTATTTTTAGATAAAAAAGATAGGCAAAATACCGAAAATAGCACACAAAACAGCAAAAAAACGGTAGCGAACGCCTAAAATGGCGCAAATATTTGCCGTTAAAAATATCAAAAACGGAATATCTGTTTGATAATTCGGTAAAGCGAAATTTAAAAAATTCAGCATTGCTTCATCTAAAATTCCGCCAAATCCTAATAAATGCAGTATTACACTTAAAGGATAAAAAACTATAAAAACATATCCAAGAGGAATGACCGATATTTGCTGTGCTGTAATTATAGGAAAAAAATAATACACCGGCACATTCATACATAAAAATACATAAATATTCAGTAAAACGGTCGCTGTTATGACGCCGAAATTTTTCCAAAAATGGTGTAAAAAAATAAAAATAAAAAGCACGCCAAGGCTTGAAAAATAAAATCCTAACGAAAAAGCAAGGCTTGGAAAAATCGCAACAAGCAAAAAAATCGCAAGAAAAAGTGTCATAAAATTTACGATTTTTAAATTTCTAAGAACAAAAAAGTATCCAACAGCACACATCGCAAGAGATCGCAAAAAACTCGGCGTAAAGTCAAGTACAAAAAGATAAATCAGCAAAAAAATCATAATCATATTTGTAATGTCGATTTTAGCGCTTCTATACGGAAAATATCGGTTTTGAAAAAAGCGATAAATCGGCAAAAGCGTAATAAAAATAAAACTGAAAATTATTCCTATGTGAAATCCGCTAATTGAAACGATGTGAGCAATTCCCCAGTTTGTGACATTTGCGCGAAGTTCTTTTGACATATCTGTTGCGAAATACAGCGTAGAATAAAATTCTCTCATTTTTTCATTTTCGTGTTGAGAGACGATAAAATTTATCATTTTTTCTTTGAAATTTGTAAAAATTCCGGCTTTTTTTGAAGCGTTTGAAGACGGTGAAATTTTAAAATTCGGCATATAAAATCTTTTGCTGAGATAATCTTTAAATTTTACGTTTTTTGTAAAAACACCGATTTCTACGTTTTGATCTGCACGTAAATTCACGTATTTTCTGCTCGTTGTATAAAATTCAAAACTGTTTGTTTTAAGTTTGATAACTTTGTAAATTTTTCCTTTTTTATTTATTTTTTCATAAGCTTGTAAAATTTTAGCATTTAAAATTCGTGTAGGTTCGGCTTTGAAATTTTTAAAATCATAATAATGATAAGTTAAATTAGCTGCCAAAATCATTAAAATAATGCCAATAAATACACTAAATTGGACTTTGGAAGAAAAAAGTTCTATCTGTCTCATTTTTAAATTTTATTAAATTTATTTTAACAAGTTTATAAAATTTTTAAAAATAAGGTTGTAATTTTATAAAACCTGACAAAATTATGGATTTTAATCAAAATGTTTTAATAATTATGTTATCATTGATGATAATTTTTATAAAGGAGTGCCTATGCAGGAAACTCGTAGAAATTTTTTAAGGAAAGCCCTTAAAATAGGAACCGCAGCAAGTGCGGTAGGTGCTACTTCACTTTTGGCGAATAATAAAGAAAAAAGCCAAAATATAACAAGTGGCAACTCAAAGAAAAAAGAGGTGCTTTACTATAAAAGTGAAGCGTGGGAAAAATACTACAAAATAGTTTATTAAGGAGGTTACGGATGAGTATAGGTAGAAGATCTTTTCTAAAACTCGCTGCTCTTGGAACCGCTGCAGGTTCTGTAAGCGTTTTTGGAAATGACGAAATTTTACGTGATGCTTCACCGGATGAGATAAAAAATCCGTTTCCAAACTCAGTGAAGAAAAAAACAATCTGTTCAATTTGTTCGGCAGGTTGCGGAGTTATCGCTGAAGTCGATGAAGCAAGCAATACTTGGATTAGACAGGATATGGCAATAGATCATCCTTTTTCGCAAGGAAGTCATTGCTGTAAAGGAATAGATCAAATCGATCTTACAAAATCAAAAATGCGCTTAAAATATCCGTTAAAAAAAGTAAATGGCAAATGGGAGCGTATAAGTTGGGATCAGGCAGTAGATGAAATTTCAGCAAAAATGCTTGAAGTAAGAGCTAAAGATGGTCCTGACAGCGTGGAATTTTTAGGTTCTGCGAAATTCAATAACGAACAAGCCTACTATTTTCGCAAATTCGCCGCTTTTTGGGGCACAAATAATATAGATCACGTAGCACGCATTTGACATAGCGCAACAGTCGCCGGTGTGGCGAATACATGGGGTTATGGCGCGATGACAAATCACTTCGGTGATGTAACTGCAAACTCGAAAGTTTTACTTTTTATAGGTGCTAATTCAGCCGTTGCAAATCCTGTCGGCGGAATGAAGCATGCGCTTCAAGCAAGAGATAGAAACGGTGCAAAAATTATTGTTGTGGATCCTGTTTATACAAGAACTGCTGCAAAAGCCGATATGTATATAAGAATAAGACCTGGAACCGATATAGCCTTTATTTACGGCGCTTTACATATTATTTTCAAAAACGGTTGGGAAGATAAGGAAGTTATTGAAAAGCAAAGTTATGCTGTTGATGAGATAAGAAAAGAGGCTGAAAAATGGACGCCTGAAGAAACTGCGAATGTAACCGGCTGTACGGTAGAAGAGCTTGAAGAATTTACAAGAGTATTTGCCACTACAAAACCTGCCACTTTATTTTGGGCTCTTGGAATCACACAACACTCGATTGGAAGTTCAAATACCAGAATTTTATCAATTTTGCAACTTGTTTTAGGAAATATGGGCGTAAAAGGCGGAGGATGTAATATCATAAGAGGACACGATAATGTTCAAGGTTCGACCGATATGAACTGTTTGGCAGATAGTCTTCCAGGATATTACGGTATAAAAGATGGCGCGTGGAAGCATTTTTGTGAAGGTTGGGGCGTCGATTATGAAAAATTCATAAAACGTTTCGCTGTTTCTACAAAAGAAAAAAGAGAAAAGCTTGGCGAAAATGTTGAAGGTACAAATTTCAAAGAGTATTTTTATTATAATGAAAAAGCACCCGAAGATCGCACTTGGCGAAATGAAAAAGGTTTTTCACTTGCTAAATGGTGGCAAGGTGTAAATAAAAAAGAAGATGTGTTTTCAAGCGGAAATTTGCGCGTGCTTTGGGTTCAAGGAACCGGAATTACTTCTATGTCGCAACAAGTGGAAATCAAAGAAGCACTTGAAAAGCTTGATATGATTGTAATTGCCGAACCGTTTTTAAATGAAGTCGCTATTATGAGCGATAGAAAAGACGGAATTTATGTACTTCCTGTCTGTACGCAATTTGAAACGGAAGGTTATGTAACGGCTACAAACCGTTCGGCGCAATGGCGAACACAAGTTATTAAACCTCTTTATGAAAGCAAAGAAGATCAGGAAGTTATGTTTTTATTCGCGAAAAAATTCGGTTTTTATGACGAATATGTGCGCGGTATGAAAATGGGAATCGTAAATCACGAACTAAAACAAATCAAAGACGATTTCAAATGGCCTGATGATGCCACTGATGAGATAGCAAGAAATACTCAAAGTATAGGAAACAATGGAAGAACCGCCGCTAGACTTAGAAAACATCAAGAAAACTGGCAAAATTTCGATCCGTTAACTCTTAAAGGACGAGGTCCTGTTGAGGGCGAATACTATGGACTTCCGTGGCCTTGCTGGGATGAAAAACACCCTGGAACTCCTATTCTTTATGATATAAATACGCCTTATGCAGAAGGCGGTATGGGTTTTAGAAACCGCTTCGGTTTAGAACATGATGGCGTTTCACAACTTGCAGATGCTTCAATTACGCTTCCAGGTTCAAAAGTAAAAGGAGGTTACGCTCAAATTACAAAAGAAAACATAGAAGAAATTTTAGGTATCAAACTTAGCGATGAAGAAAAAGCAAAAATGGGTGGCAGCTGGAGTACCGATTATAGCGGACTTATTGCTGAAAAATGCAGAGAAGCCGGAATTTGCCCTTATGGAAATGCAAGAGCAAGAGTAAAAGTATGGGAATTCGCAGATCAAATTCCTCATCACAGAGAGCCAATCCACTCTCCACGCCTAGATTTGGTAAAGAAATATCCTACATTTGATGATCAGGCTAAAAATTTCCGTGTAAGCGTAAAATTTAAAAGTGAACAACAAAAAGAGGATTGGAGCAAAGATTTTCCTGTGATTATAAGTTCAATGCGCCTTGTAAATTTAAGCGGTGCCGGAATGATAGAAAGAACCAGCAAATATCTCTCAGCCATTACTCCTGAAATGTTTGCACATGTAAATCCTAAACTTGCTTCATCTTACGGTATAAATGACGGTGAAATGATGTGGATAAAATCGCCTCAAGGCACAAAAATAAAAGTCAAATGTATTTATTCAGAATCTGTCAGTGATGATCGTATTTGTTTGCCTTACAATTTTGCCGGAATTTTCCAAGGCGTGGATTTAAGTGATCGTTATCCGGAAGGCACTAAGCCTTATATTATCGGTGAGCCGTCAAATATAGTTACAAATTACGGCTTTGATATAGTTACGCAAATAGCCGAGTTTAACGCAGGCCTTTGCCAAATAGAAAAAGCGTAAGGAGACAACTATGGCAAGAATGAAATTTTACGTTGATAACAGTAGATGTATCGCATGCTATGGATGTCAGGTCGCATGCAGTTCGGCGCACGAAGTACCAGTCGGAATAAATCGCAGGAAAGTAATTATTTTAAATGAAGGAGTTCCTGGAAAAGAGTATTCTAGCACGCTTGCATGCCAACACTGCACAGATGCGCCTTGCGCGCAGGTTTGTCCTGTAAAATGCTTTTATATTCGTGCTGA from Campylobacter hominis ATCC BAA-381 carries:
- a CDS encoding Wzz/FepE/Etk N-terminal domain-containing protein, giving the protein MKENEIYKDDEIDLVELFATLWNGKIKIIVITVVFLVVGILYTLIATPWYKASALVEVGYYNTNENGVVKNVMLEEPKNIIEKLKTRYIDLLKDVEGKDVYVKSVNEIKNNNKFFSIEVLGKSNEKAVKMIDEMIQSVSDEHNKIIDGYISSQKVKLANIEDQIKVLQNDKMGETENQINNVEQNLQMQKAGALNDILSALQKELKELTDIQKIELKNTLLGQKSVIELTLEPFNYKNTSVVSQIITSKHPEKPKKLIILAVALLAGAMVGVFWVLFADFMKKRRELDMPEKIETSSQEVEQILQNLIDKRAEFYKFLDENIEKIPNCDAYDFKDDEKMKKLYEKFFAFDYKVRKILPFIYKAYGVKLDV
- a CDS encoding alanine racemase yields the protein MSEILLDKSAFLSNLTKISQKLGGKEKIMLIAKDNSYGHGSAQIAGIAREFGIKKAVVKSEMEAEQIAEFYDEILILSHIPTGCEKPDFSYAINDMSHFSKIKNGSKVHISVDTLMHRNGILPEQLDDALRLVRENHLNLGGFYTHFRASDEIGSDFFVQRENWRNFKISAQKKCKNLGFNVVFHSCNSAAIERSEEFSDDFARVGMAQFGYFQFSEILGLKPVLSLYADRISSRLLKKGERVGYGGVFEAPCDILISTYDLGYGDGLLRYNGKGDLRLGNNEKILGKMSMDSFASKDAGERVCVFDDARVWARFFNTIEYEILVKLSANIKRTVK
- a CDS encoding YihY family inner membrane protein, with protein sequence MKKIKQSFKNVREILNIYDENLSGYAASLSFHTILSLLPILMLSLSIFTQMPSFEKYYERIKQFIFSNLLPTNQDTFANYIEQFLQNSVSLGITGLVAVVFTSLMFFLDFENIISKITGAEKRGFFRSLSSYWTLITLAPLGLGLSFYISGILQNLLDSNDFTKWINLLSIFPYIIVWAIFAVVYSISINLETKTRNIILSSFIASIFWNISKILFVQYALYSKTYLSIYGSFSVLLFFFVWVYISWIIFLYGVKVCVFLDKKDRQNTENSTQNSKKTVANA
- a CDS encoding ComEC/Rec2 family competence protein, yielding MRQIELFSSKVQFSVFIGIILMILAANLTYHYYDFKNFKAEPTRILNAKILQAYEKINKKGKIYKVIKLKTNSFEFYTTSRKYVNLRADQNVEIGVFTKNVKFKDYLSKRFYMPNFKISPSSNASKKAGIFTNFKEKMINFIVSQHENEKMREFYSTLYFATDMSKELRANVTNWGIAHIVSISGFHIGIIFSFIFITLLPIYRFFQNRYFPYRSAKIDITNMIMIFLLIYLFVLDFTPSFLRSLAMCAVGYFFVLRNLKIVNFMTLFLAIFLLVAIFPSLAFSLGFYFSSLGVLFIFIFLHHFWKNFGVITATVLLNIYVFLCMNVPVYYFFPIITAQQISVIPLGYVFIVFYPLSVILHLLGFGGILDEAMLNFLNFALPNYQTDIPFLIFLTANICAILGVRYRFFAVLCAIFGILPIFFI
- a CDS encoding twin-arginine translocation signal domain-containing protein, which translates into the protein MQETRRNFLRKALKIGTAASAVGATSLLANNKEKSQNITSGNSKKKEVLYYKSEAWEKYYKIVY
- a CDS encoding molybdopterin-dependent oxidoreductase; the encoded protein is MSIGRRSFLKLAALGTAAGSVSVFGNDEILRDASPDEIKNPFPNSVKKKTICSICSAGCGVIAEVDEASNTWIRQDMAIDHPFSQGSHCCKGIDQIDLTKSKMRLKYPLKKVNGKWERISWDQAVDEISAKMLEVRAKDGPDSVEFLGSAKFNNEQAYYFRKFAAFWGTNNIDHVARIUHSATVAGVANTWGYGAMTNHFGDVTANSKVLLFIGANSAVANPVGGMKHALQARDRNGAKIIVVDPVYTRTAAKADMYIRIRPGTDIAFIYGALHIIFKNGWEDKEVIEKQSYAVDEIRKEAEKWTPEETANVTGCTVEELEEFTRVFATTKPATLFWALGITQHSIGSSNTRILSILQLVLGNMGVKGGGCNIIRGHDNVQGSTDMNCLADSLPGYYGIKDGAWKHFCEGWGVDYEKFIKRFAVSTKEKREKLGENVEGTNFKEYFYYNEKAPEDRTWRNEKGFSLAKWWQGVNKKEDVFSSGNLRVLWVQGTGITSMSQQVEIKEALEKLDMIVIAEPFLNEVAIMSDRKDGIYVLPVCTQFETEGYVTATNRSAQWRTQVIKPLYESKEDQEVMFLFAKKFGFYDEYVRGMKMGIVNHELKQIKDDFKWPDDATDEIARNTQSIGNNGRTAARLRKHQENWQNFDPLTLKGRGPVEGEYYGLPWPCWDEKHPGTPILYDINTPYAEGGMGFRNRFGLEHDGVSQLADASITLPGSKVKGGYAQITKENIEEILGIKLSDEEKAKMGGSWSTDYSGLIAEKCREAGICPYGNARARVKVWEFADQIPHHREPIHSPRLDLVKKYPTFDDQAKNFRVSVKFKSEQQKEDWSKDFPVIISSMRLVNLSGAGMIERTSKYLSAITPEMFAHVNPKLASSYGINDGEMMWIKSPQGTKIKVKCIYSESVSDDRICLPYNFAGIFQGVDLSDRYPEGTKPYIIGEPSNIVTNYGFDIVTQIAEFNAGLCQIEKA